A single region of the Methanobrevibacter sp. genome encodes:
- a CDS encoding DDE-type integrase/transposase/recombinase — protein sequence MSNLKIKAPIDILDEQAYNLCDFFDEFSNFNSEERNSLSGCKNISENLIRTIKNGGLYFKNRISVCPHCGSRLYNKDGYRNRKLVFLYKGVQECNVQKYRCKKCGKFFYADLKSIVFDKCNITIPVIEKILYLYSLYGNSIYKIQEDLNSEFKVVISHQTIERVLLSFDFNKKHELWTLSGYYLFDSLWVKIEGKWKYILALFDVKMNTIVSFDLVDSEGSKTIYDFINKSTRNQPKKSITTDLKKEYREIISRLGFKHQFCHFHTKQMINRNISDYIKENNCNEDDIGVIKNYKSFIFEMIGCESFEEARSYENVLFEHRNELPEVIFGLFMNFILPYFKSLMYSLEDSNIERTSNRIENAFGIIFPKYIKKTMRTYKGLLTRFGLKLRHWDRKMVC from the coding sequence ATGTCTAATCTAAAAATAAAGGCTCCAATTGATATATTGGACGAACAAGCATATAATCTTTGCGATTTTTTTGACGAATTTTCTAATTTTAATTCTGAAGAGCGTAATTCTTTATCTGGATGCAAAAATATCAGTGAAAACTTGATTAGAACTATTAAAAATGGTGGATTGTATTTTAAAAATAGAATATCTGTCTGTCCGCACTGTGGCTCTAGATTATATAATAAGGACGGATATCGCAACCGTAAATTAGTTTTTTTGTATAAAGGAGTGCAGGAATGTAATGTTCAGAAGTATAGATGTAAAAAATGCGGTAAATTTTTTTATGCTGATTTAAAATCTATTGTTTTTGATAAATGCAATATTACAATCCCTGTTATTGAAAAAATCCTCTATTTATACTCTCTTTATGGAAACAGCATTTATAAAATTCAAGAGGATTTAAATAGCGAGTTTAAAGTCGTTATTTCACATCAAACCATTGAAAGAGTATTGTTGAGCTTTGATTTTAATAAAAAACATGAACTATGGACTCTTTCAGGCTATTACTTATTTGATAGCCTTTGGGTAAAAATTGAAGGAAAATGGAAGTACATTTTGGCCTTATTCGACGTTAAAATGAATACAATCGTTTCCTTTGATCTGGTCGATTCAGAAGGCTCCAAGACCATTTATGACTTTATTAACAAATCTACTCGTAATCAGCCTAAAAAATCAATAACCACAGATTTGAAGAAGGAATATCGTGAAATTATTAGCAGATTAGGTTTTAAACATCAATTCTGTCATTTTCACACAAAACAAATGATAAACAGGAACATTAGTGACTATATTAAAGAAAATAACTGCAATGAAGATGATATTGGAGTAATAAAAAATTATAAATCATTTATTTTTGAAATGATTGGCTGTGAAAGCTTTGAAGAGGCTAGAAGTTATGAAAATGTTCTTTTTGAACATCGAAATGAGTTGCCTGAGGTTATTTTTGGCTTATTTATGAATTTTATCCTTCCTTACTTTAAAAGCTTGATGTATTCTCTTGAAGATTCGAATATAGAGCGTACAAGCAATAGAATTGAAAATGCATTTGGAATAATTTTTCCCAAGTATATTAAGAAAACTATGAGAACTTATAAAGGATTATTGACACGATTTGGCCTTAAATTGAGACATTGGGATAGGAAAATGGTTTGTTAA
- a CDS encoding DUF6020 family protein — protein sequence MNLNYRTKNKKINIPKFNLKDLIIFLIPLIIFLFYLYIYNPGILTYDSFNQLHQIATGNFNNWQPFFHTFIEMVCIKIYASPVTIGVVQILSFSIIWTLICKYNRNDDLETKKYFFMQVILTFTISLIPINALYSITLWKDVLFSYLVLLLCLLIQVMLDRNAELDIGFVIIMSLIMACIAQLRFNGIYNILMLLIILCIFLYKNNKPQKMYIIIPVLTIIFIMVISSLSVVYEVEDTHKDGVFAKVMHMLADYDLNLDLSKNDRDMIHKVISKKQIKEKYNIYYTDPIRDSSNRSAYDNNRSEYIKMAIKYSIQHPKHFIKYMLGSSAMVWDITRDEDWIGKQYYINEDGANLQNSKEHFYSKKNETPTASYEEVFEVNKGTEKYDIINSFAYLTKENRILDTLFNSPALYMYLAFILMVGIYLITKSKNIFLIYLPNLLNILTVAISTPIQDNRYLYANLLVFYLLVIIFINVLSKRES from the coding sequence ATGAATTTAAATTACAGAACTAAAAACAAAAAAATAAATATTCCTAAATTTAATTTAAAGGATTTAATAATATTTTTGATACCTTTAATTATATTCTTATTTTACCTTTATATTTATAATCCTGGAATATTGACTTATGACTCATTTAATCAATTACATCAAATTGCTACAGGTAATTTTAATAATTGGCAACCATTTTTCCATACATTCATAGAAATGGTTTGTATTAAAATATATGCTAGCCCAGTAACAATTGGGGTTGTTCAAATACTCTCATTTTCTATAATTTGGACGTTAATTTGTAAATATAATCGAAATGATGATTTAGAAACAAAAAAATACTTTTTCATGCAAGTAATTTTAACTTTTACTATTTCTTTAATTCCAATTAACGCATTATATTCCATTACATTGTGGAAAGATGTGTTATTTAGTTATTTGGTATTATTATTATGCTTATTAATTCAAGTAATGTTAGATAGAAATGCTGAGTTAGATATTGGTTTTGTAATAATTATGAGTTTAATTATGGCTTGTATTGCACAATTAAGGTTTAATGGAATTTATAATATATTAATGCTTTTAATTATTTTATGTATTTTTCTTTATAAAAATAATAAGCCTCAAAAAATGTATATTATTATTCCAGTTTTAACAATAATTTTTATAATGGTAATTTCATCATTAAGTGTTGTATACGAAGTTGAGGATACTCATAAAGATGGAGTTTTTGCTAAAGTCATGCATATGCTAGCCGATTATGATTTAAATCTAGATTTAAGCAAAAATGACAGGGATATGATACATAAAGTTATTAGTAAAAAACAGATTAAAGAAAAATATAATATCTATTATACTGATCCCATTAGAGATTCATCAAACAGGTCGGCTTATGATAATAATAGAAGTGAATATATAAAGATGGCTATAAAATATTCAATTCAACATCCAAAACATTTCATAAAATATATGCTGGGTTCTTCAGCTATGGTTTGGGACATTACTCGAGATGAAGACTGGATTGGAAAGCAATATTATATAAATGAAGATGGAGCAAATTTACAAAATTCTAAAGAACATTTCTATTCAAAGAAAAATGAAACTCCAACTGCTAGTTATGAGGAAGTATTTGAAGTAAACAAGGGGACTGAAAAATATGATATTATTAATTCATTTGCTTATCTGACTAAAGAAAATCGTATTTTAGATACTTTATTCAATAGTCCCGCATTGTATATGTATTTGGCGTTTATCTTAATGGTGGGAATTTATTTAATTACCAAATCAAAAAATATTTTCCTTATTTACTTACCTAATTTGCTAAATATTTTGACAGTTGCTATTTCAACTCCGATTCAAGACAATAGATATTTGTATGCTAATTTATTAGTGTTTTATTTATTGGTGATAATTTTTATTAATGTTCTATCTAAAAGGGAATCTTAA
- a CDS encoding glycosyltransferase family 2 protein: MKTAILIPCYNESMTIKKVINDFQKALPDADIYVYDNNSTDGTDKIAKEEGAIVRYEYKQGKGNVVRSMFRDIDADCYIMVDGDDTYPAEAAIEIEKLVLEGKADMVIGDRLSSTYFTENKRPFHNSGNKFMRKAINTIFSSDLHDILTGMRGFSWEFVKSYPVISKGFELETEMSIFALDHNFKIAEIPIDYRDRIEGSESKLNTYSDGYKVIKLIITLFRDTKPLAFFSIITGILIIIALFYFIPILISYLYTGYVLRIPTLIVAAVTFLVAVMIFLSGLILQVLKKQHDQNFEHYLTQIMLKRNN, from the coding sequence ATGAAAACAGCCATTCTAATACCATGTTATAATGAATCAATGACTATTAAAAAAGTCATAAATGATTTCCAGAAGGCATTGCCTGATGCTGACATTTATGTTTATGACAACAATTCAACCGACGGTACCGATAAAATAGCTAAAGAAGAAGGTGCTATTGTCAGATACGAATACAAGCAGGGAAAGGGAAATGTAGTAAGATCAATGTTTAGAGACATTGATGCCGACTGCTACATAATGGTGGATGGAGATGACACATACCCTGCCGAAGCCGCAATAGAAATTGAAAAACTTGTCCTGGAAGGAAAAGCAGACATGGTAATTGGAGACAGACTTTCATCAACCTATTTTACTGAAAACAAAAGGCCTTTCCATAACTCTGGAAACAAATTCATGAGAAAAGCCATCAACACCATATTTTCTAGTGATTTACATGATATTCTGACTGGAATGAGAGGATTCAGCTGGGAATTTGTAAAATCCTATCCAGTCATTTCAAAAGGATTTGAACTGGAAACCGAAATGAGCATATTCGCACTTGACCACAACTTCAAAATAGCAGAGATTCCAATAGACTACAGAGACCGGATAGAAGGAAGCGAATCAAAACTGAATACATATTCTGATGGCTATAAAGTAATAAAACTCATTATAACATTATTCAGAGACACAAAGCCCCTGGCATTCTTTTCAATAATCACAGGAATACTTATTATCATTGCTTTATTCTATTTCATACCTATTTTAATAAGTTATTTATATACAGGATATGTATTAAGAATTCCAACTCTTATCGTGGCAGCAGTTACATTTCTAGTAGCTGTCATGATATTCTTAAGCGGACTTATCCTCCAAGTGCTAAAAAAACAGCATGACCAGAACTTCGAGCATTATTTAACTCAAATTATGTTAAAAAGAAATAATTAA
- a CDS encoding glycosyltransferase family 2 protein yields the protein MTKKNISIIIPVYNSEKYLSKTFESLLNQTIGFENLEIIFVDDNSKDNSGEIIDNYSKEYGNVISVHLKENSGYAGRPRNIGMEKSNSEYLMFLDSDDYFNEDACEILYSKINKNPDIDMVLGGYSNISSNSKKDKHIRKNQQKTLYKDGKNDYVLLTTPPSISSKIFRKKLLIENDIKFPEGIPAQDLVFVCKAICCSNLILSLNKYLVYNRRLREDPNNLSVTQNIEIPYILKSMKAYRLLIDICEKFDINKNCAYGLLSDHYSFLTVQLNKSGISEKEYNDIFESEEYAFLKNHSYYKNEKPFNLYFKILEANISDGLDYMQLIKKFYIAQ from the coding sequence ATGACTAAAAAAAACATTTCAATTATTATTCCAGTTTATAATTCAGAAAAATATTTATCAAAAACCTTTGAAAGTCTTTTAAATCAGACTATTGGATTTGAAAATTTAGAAATTATTTTTGTAGATGATAATTCTAAAGATAATAGTGGAGAAATAATTGATAACTATTCTAAAGAATATGGTAATGTAATCTCAGTTCACTTGAAAGAGAATAGTGGGTATGCTGGCAGACCACGTAATATTGGAATGGAAAAATCAAATTCCGAATATCTGATGTTTTTAGACTCAGATGACTACTTTAATGAGGATGCTTGTGAAATATTATACTCCAAAATAAATAAAAATCCTGATATAGACATGGTTTTAGGAGGATATTCGAATATAAGTTCTAATTCAAAAAAAGATAAACATATCAGAAAAAATCAGCAAAAAACATTGTATAAGGATGGAAAAAATGATTATGTTCTGTTAACTACTCCTCCCTCCATTTCATCAAAGATATTTAGAAAAAAATTATTGATTGAAAATGATATTAAATTTCCTGAAGGAATTCCCGCTCAAGATCTTGTATTTGTATGCAAAGCGATTTGCTGTTCCAATCTAATTTTATCATTGAATAAATATCTCGTTTATAATCGAAGATTAAGGGAAGACCCAAATAACTTATCAGTGACTCAAAATATAGAGATTCCCTATATTCTAAAATCAATGAAGGCATACCGACTTTTAATTGATATTTGTGAAAAATTTGACATTAATAAAAATTGTGCCTATGGCCTATTAAGTGACCATTATAGTTTTCTAACAGTTCAATTAAATAAAAGTGGCATAAGTGAAAAAGAATATAATGACATTTTTGAAAGCGAGGAATACGCATTTTTAAAAAATCATAGCTATTATAAGAACGAAAAACCATTTAATTTATATTTTAAAATATTAGAAGCCAATATAAGTGATGGATTAGATTATATGCAGCTGATAAAAAAATTTTATATTGCTCAAA
- a CDS encoding UDP-glucose/GDP-mannose dehydrogenase family protein, with protein sequence MKLTVIGTGYVGLVTGTCFADMGNRVYCVDIVEEKIEGLKKGIMPIYEPHLRTMVMDNQARRDLIFTTDIKEALDNSDIIFIAVGTPMNDDGSVNLNYIMSAASDIGNNISKDSLVVVKSTVPVGTGFKVKEHIENIIKERNLDIEIDIASNPEFLKEGVAVEDCMRPDRVVIGAENEEVFNTLKKLYAPFVSNHDRFVLMDVKSSEMTKYVANAMLATKISFINEIANICELTGANVKNVRLGIGSDKRIGYNFIYAGCGYGGSCFPKDVQGLIDTAESNGYTPKLLSNVELVNKEQKMVLVNKIVKRFGEDLSNMIFAIWGLAFKPNTDDVREASSLVIISELIKRGAKVRVYDAKAMETFKSAIPNYLDSLKQVNKIEYEQYKYDALIDCDALVLITEWKEFRNPDFDEIAKLLNQKIIFDGRNIYNSEIKEKGFELYQIGC encoded by the coding sequence ATGAAGCTTACTGTAATAGGAACTGGCTATGTAGGGCTTGTAACGGGAACCTGTTTTGCGGATATGGGAAACAGGGTTTATTGCGTGGATATTGTAGAGGAAAAGATAGAAGGGCTTAAAAAAGGAATAATGCCTATTTACGAACCTCATCTTAGAACCATGGTCATGGACAACCAGGCAAGAAGAGACTTGATTTTTACAACAGACATCAAAGAGGCATTGGACAACTCAGATATAATATTCATAGCCGTCGGAACACCAATGAATGATGATGGAAGTGTTAATCTGAATTATATAATGTCTGCTGCAAGTGATATTGGAAACAACATATCTAAAGATTCCCTTGTGGTTGTAAAATCAACAGTGCCTGTTGGAACTGGTTTTAAAGTCAAAGAGCATATTGAAAATATTATTAAAGAGAGAAATCTTGATATTGAAATTGATATCGCATCAAATCCTGAATTCTTAAAGGAAGGAGTAGCTGTGGAAGACTGCATGAGGCCTGACAGGGTTGTTATCGGTGCAGAAAATGAGGAAGTATTCAACACTCTTAAAAAACTCTACGCACCTTTTGTATCCAATCATGATAGGTTTGTTCTAATGGATGTTAAAAGCTCTGAAATGACAAAATATGTTGCAAATGCAATGCTTGCAACTAAAATATCATTTATCAATGAAATAGCTAATATCTGCGAGCTTACCGGAGCAAATGTTAAAAATGTTAGACTTGGAATAGGAAGCGACAAAAGAATAGGATACAACTTCATCTATGCCGGATGTGGCTATGGAGGATCATGCTTCCCTAAAGATGTTCAGGGCCTGATTGATACCGCTGAATCTAATGGATATACACCTAAACTATTATCAAATGTCGAACTGGTAAACAAAGAACAGAAGATGGTGCTTGTCAATAAGATTGTTAAGAGATTTGGTGAAGACTTGAGCAATATGATTTTTGCTATCTGGGGCCTTGCATTCAAGCCAAATACGGATGATGTAAGGGAGGCTTCTTCACTTGTCATCATTTCAGAATTAATAAAAAGAGGGGCTAAAGTTAGAGTCTATGATGCTAAAGCCATGGAAACATTTAAATCAGCTATTCCGAATTATCTGGACTCATTAAAACAAGTAAACAAAATTGAATATGAGCAATACAAATACGATGCATTAATTGATTGTGATGCTTTGGTTTTAATAACCGAGTGGAAAGAATTCAGAAATCCTGACTTTGATGAAATAGCTAAGCTCTTAAATCAAAAAATCATATTTGATGGCCGAAATATTTACAACTCTGAAATCAAAGAAAAAGGATTTGAACTGTATCAAATAGGCTGTTAA
- a CDS encoding glycosyltransferase family 2 protein — MGDDFEFSVLMPIYNVEEYLAEAIDSLINQSIGFEENIELVIVDDGSPDNSKDIALEYQKRYPDNIKVFSKENGGQATAFNFGLKHLHGKYVNFLDSDDCLSSNTFEDVHNFFEKYKDEVDIVSIPLIYFEGRTGPHFLNYKFTSTRVIDLIEEPYNPQLSIASSFIKKEAFDGLEFDTVLPHGYDALIVNKILLNRKKLGVISTSSYFYRKRESKSSLIDTSYQRKEYYSYLLKNLYIHLIEYSKEKEGNLPKFIQYMVAYNIQWYDKLSDFPVFLTEDDIIEFWEIFQEILRNIDDEVINDSRIIKKSYVRYLLMYLKNEKDFHIDTVTDCGEIQLMTGDFTINYLHNHRIYLDIIGIEDGVLRISGTFTSSCDYNTLRFEAIKTSVNGKKQVFKESEEFFRNNSTVKRFLGIDWHFKRCFNFEIPLDDEETNLELKIVYHENDSEVFMSNEIKFREECLLADLINYFAADSYIVLFEENSFNLYPYSIEKATELKNELLQYIHGLLESEKNLKRENKSLNIKINKLDRKNRNFHYKNNELKDKNKKLRQKNKEIMNSTSWKVTKPLRMLKQFIEKR, encoded by the coding sequence ATGGGTGATGATTTCGAATTTTCGGTTTTAATGCCGATATATAATGTTGAAGAATATCTTGCAGAGGCTATTGACTCTTTAATAAACCAGTCAATTGGTTTTGAAGAAAATATAGAATTGGTTATAGTTGATGACGGTAGTCCGGATAATTCCAAGGATATTGCATTGGAATATCAGAAAAGATATCCTGATAATATTAAGGTGTTTTCCAAAGAAAATGGAGGTCAGGCGACTGCATTCAACTTTGGATTGAAACATCTTCATGGCAAATATGTTAATTTTTTAGATAGTGATGATTGTTTATCTTCAAATACTTTTGAGGATGTTCATAATTTCTTTGAAAAATATAAAGATGAGGTTGATATTGTTTCAATTCCATTAATATATTTTGAAGGTAGAACAGGCCCTCATTTTTTAAACTATAAATTCACTTCCACACGTGTCATTGACTTGATTGAGGAACCATATAATCCTCAACTGTCAATAGCATCATCTTTTATCAAAAAAGAGGCTTTTGATGGTTTAGAATTCGATACGGTATTACCACATGGATATGATGCTTTAATAGTCAACAAAATCTTATTGAACAGGAAGAAGCTTGGAGTTATTAGCACTTCAAGTTATTTTTATAGAAAAAGGGAAAGCAAATCTTCACTAATCGATACATCCTATCAAAGGAAAGAGTATTACAGTTACCTTCTAAAAAATTTATACATCCATTTAATAGAATATTCAAAGGAAAAAGAGGGGAATCTTCCAAAGTTTATCCAATATATGGTTGCCTATAATATCCAATGGTATGATAAGCTTTCAGATTTTCCAGTTTTCCTTACAGAAGATGACATTATAGAATTTTGGGAAATTTTTCAGGAAATCCTAAGAAATATTGATGATGAAGTGATAAATGATTCCCGTATCATCAAAAAAAGTTATGTCAGGTATCTTTTAATGTATTTGAAAAATGAAAAGGACTTCCATATAGATACTGTTACTGATTGTGGAGAGATTCAATTAATGACTGGAGATTTTACAATAAATTATTTACACAATCACAGAATCTATCTGGATATTATAGGGATTGAAGATGGTGTCTTAAGGATTTCTGGAACTTTTACAAGTTCATGCGATTATAATACCTTGAGATTTGAAGCTATTAAAACTTCAGTTAATGGAAAAAAACAAGTTTTTAAAGAATCTGAAGAATTTTTTAGAAATAATTCGACTGTCAAACGATTTTTAGGCATAGATTGGCATTTTAAACGTTGCTTTAATTTTGAAATACCTCTTGATGATGAAGAGACTAATTTAGAACTGAAAATAGTTTATCATGAAAATGATAGTGAGGTTTTTATGAGCAACGAAATTAAATTTAGAGAAGAATGCCTTTTGGCTGATTTGATTAATTATTTTGCTGCTGATTCTTACATAGTATTATTTGAGGAAAATTCATTCAATCTGTATCCATATTCCATTGAAAAGGCTACTGAACTTAAAAATGAATTGCTCCAGTATATTCATGGACTTTTAGAAAGCGAAAAAAATCTGAAAAGAGAGAACAAATCCTTAAACATCAAAATCAATAAGTTAGATAGAAAAAACCGCAACTTCCATTATAAAAATAATGAATTAAAAGATAAAAACAAAAAGCTTAGGCAAAAAAACAAGGAGATAATGAATTCCACAAGTTGGAAGGTAACCAAGCCTCTTCGAATGCTTAAACAATTCATTGAAAAGAGATGA
- a CDS encoding CDP-glycerol glycerophosphotransferase family protein, which yields MKEEGIVEFKQFNLENGFTVRQDEHYNALFKNNKISIVLDRSKHVYNRIFDFKPKAESVHMKKDKIIIEFIVMTNKHKGYDLSKYHVNIGYNNYTFSKKSDKYIVEIPYESISIKGRTAGIYLEYIDENGFSFRKKFLTLRNLSLRLKNKFFNKSEENKKYNDRELYYSDLVYYDNHSIFLYETWKGYLSLAFREINITDDVKEQKKIKKAFNQYRSDIKKGDNTHSIILYEKFCGKYEESAKYVYEKLIDDGCKNVYFILSKDSEYQNKVGEKYRHNLIEKNSFKHYYEYFNAKAFITTESINHVIDLATYNSLTRRRQYWGNYYYIFLQHGVMFAYSLKGRWDFEKGGGFADNSYVVVSSETEANHFIEDGKFDREDLIKSGLPKFDHSVKHEGADKILIMPTSRSFEHSVIRDDALNSTYYNFSKKIIESVPDDLKDKIIFIPHPLVNAIIGKTDLEKYMSEEYSYDELLKETCLLITDYSSISYDAFYRGSNVIFAWMEKEMCLSNLGIDLKLNEDNAFADIAYDYDELTEMIERNYYGSQSEEHIKKYRDIVEFNDGSNTDRLIDYIYNTNIFPQKAKRFDINDAVVERVDNQPHTGKKIKLPRIKISLNGKKLIKDLDFRLRYENNKDIGTATCYIEGVGIYEGMKTIEFEIKENIKKAKYLEENGERILTMKGEILEEGMDYRIEKIDYSGVGIEKLVINGIGDYVGQKGILIDKMNV from the coding sequence ATGAAAGAAGAAGGCATAGTTGAATTTAAGCAATTTAATTTGGAAAATGGTTTTACAGTAAGGCAAGACGAACACTACAATGCTCTATTTAAAAATAACAAGATAAGCATTGTTTTAGATCGTAGCAAACATGTATACAATCGAATTTTTGACTTCAAACCTAAAGCCGAATCAGTACATATGAAAAAAGATAAAATCATTATAGAATTCATAGTCATGACAAATAAACACAAAGGTTATGATTTGAGCAAATATCATGTAAATATCGGTTATAACAATTATACATTCTCTAAAAAGTCTGATAAGTATATTGTAGAGATTCCATATGAATCCATAAGCATTAAGGGGAGAACGGCTGGAATTTATCTTGAATATATTGATGAAAATGGGTTTTCATTTAGAAAGAAATTTTTAACCTTGCGAAATTTATCATTAAGACTGAAAAATAAATTCTTTAATAAATCAGAAGAGAATAAAAAATATAATGACCGTGAACTTTATTATAGTGACTTGGTTTATTATGATAATCACAGCATTTTTTTATATGAAACCTGGAAAGGTTACCTGTCTTTAGCGTTTAGAGAAATAAACATTACTGATGATGTTAAAGAGCAAAAAAAGATAAAAAAAGCATTTAACCAATATCGTAGTGATATTAAAAAAGGTGACAATACCCATTCTATCATTCTTTATGAAAAATTCTGCGGCAAGTATGAAGAGAGTGCGAAATATGTCTATGAAAAACTGATAGATGACGGATGTAAAAATGTTTACTTCATATTAAGCAAAGATAGTGAGTATCAAAACAAAGTCGGCGAAAAATACAGACATAATTTGATTGAAAAGAATTCATTTAAGCATTATTATGAATACTTCAATGCCAAGGCATTCATTACAACTGAATCGATTAATCATGTGATAGATCTGGCAACATACAATTCATTGACTCGTAGAAGACAGTATTGGGGAAATTATTATTACATATTCCTTCAGCATGGAGTAATGTTTGCATATTCTCTAAAAGGTAGATGGGACTTTGAAAAAGGTGGAGGATTTGCAGATAATTCTTATGTGGTGGTTTCATCAGAAACAGAAGCCAATCATTTCATAGAAGATGGAAAATTTGATAGGGAGGATTTAATAAAGTCCGGACTACCTAAATTTGATCACTCTGTTAAACATGAGGGTGCTGATAAGATTCTTATTATGCCGACTTCAAGAAGTTTTGAACATTCTGTAATAAGAGATGATGCCCTGAACTCCACATATTACAATTTTTCCAAAAAAATTATCGAAAGTGTTCCTGATGATTTGAAAGATAAAATAATCTTCATACCACACCCTCTTGTAAATGCAATCATCGGTAAAACAGATTTGGAAAAGTATATGAGTGAAGAGTATAGTTATGATGAATTACTAAAGGAAACTTGTCTTTTAATTACAGATTACTCTTCAATTTCATATGATGCATTTTATAGGGGGTCTAATGTGATATTTGCATGGATGGAAAAAGAGATGTGCTTGAGCAATCTTGGCATAGATTTAAAATTAAATGAAGACAATGCATTTGCGGATATAGCATATGATTATGATGAGCTTACCGAAATGATTGAAAGGAACTATTATGGCAGTCAAAGTGAAGAACACATTAAAAAATACAGGGATATTGTTGAATTCAATGATGGCAGTAATACTGACAGATTGATAGACTATATTTATAATACCAATATCTTTCCCCAAAAGGCTAAAAGATTTGATATTAATGATGCAGTCGTAGAAAGAGTTGATAATCAGCCTCATACCGGCAAAAAAATAAAACTTCCAAGAATAAAGATTAGTTTAAACGGCAAAAAACTCATTAAAGATCTTGATTTTAGATTAAGATATGAAAATAATAAGGATATTGGCACTGCAACCTGTTATATTGAAGGAGTAGGCATTTATGAAGGTATGAAAACAATAGAATTTGAAATTAAGGAAAACATTAAAAAAGCCAAGTATCTTGAGGAAAATGGCGAGAGAATTCTCACTATGAAGGGGGAAATATTGGAGGAAGGCATGGATTACCGTATTGAAAAAATTGATTATTCGGGAGTTGGCATAGAAAAACTTGTTATTAATGGCATTGGTGATTATGTCGGCCAAAAAGGGATTCTGATTGATAAAATGAATGTTTGA